Genomic DNA from Leptospira hartskeerlii:
AGGTTCCACTGCTGAAATTTCAAAATGGCTACAAGTCCCAACGATCATATTGATAGATGCATCGGGAATGGCAGCTACTTTCTCAGCAATTGCTTCCGGTATCAAAAATTATGATCCCGAGGTTCCGATCCAGGGTTTTGTTGCAAATTTTATAGGAAGCAAAAGCCATCTATCCATTATAGAAACTGCAAGTATTCCTTTGCAGATTTTAGGAGCATTTCCTAAATCGTATGAGCATTCCTTTCCTGAAAGACATTTGGGACTTCATTCTGCTGGTCCAGACATTCTAACGGAAGAAAAACTTTCTTTCTGGAAAAACTTAGCCGAAGAATGGTTAGATATAAATAAGATCATGGAGATTGCAAACTCTGCACCTCCACTTTTCACAGAAAGATCAAAAGAGGTCCAAACGAAAACAAAAGCTTGCAAGGTCGGAGTTGCCTATGACGAAGCATTTCATTTTTATTATGAAGAGAATTTCAAAAAATTAAGAGAAGAAGGAGCCGAATTGGTTTTATTCTCACCTCTAAAAGATACAAAACTTCCGGAAGTAGATGGATTATACTTTGGAGGGGGATATCCGGAGTTATTCGCAAATACTTTATCACATAATAAAAATCTAATCGAAGATATCAGAAGTTTTGCGAATTCAGAAAGGCCAATCTATGCGGAATGCGGAGGATTGATGTATCTTTCTTCTGAGATCCAAAACATTGAGGGACAAAGTTTTACCATGGTAGACATTATCCCAGGTAAAACTATCATGAGCCCTAAACTCAAAAGTTTAGGTTATGTAGAAGTTCATACGGAGAAAAGAACCATCTTAGGCGAAGCAGGCATCCGCTTTAGAGGACACCAATTCAGATATTCAGATCTTGTTTTAGAAAATGAAGATGAGTCATTATTTTCCTATCATATCAGAAAACGGAAATCAGAACAAACGACTAGAGAAGGTTATACGGTTTCCAATGTTTTAGCAAGTTATGTGCATGCACACTGGGCCTCCAATCCTGAAATTCCAAAAAACTTTTTAGCTTCCTGCAGGAGATTTAAAGTTTGAGCTTTTTCAAGCAGGATCAAATCGAAGTTTCTGAAACCTGGCTGGAACTCCAACTTTCAAGACCTCATTCTTCTTTGAGCTGGGCGGTCGTAGGAGGAGGATATTTAACGACAAACAAAGTCTACTGGTTAAAAGTTTCCAATGCAGATTTAGGCTCGGAAATTATTCCGGAGGAATTTTACAGAAATCGATTAGTTGCTAAAGGAGAAAAAGATGAAGCCTTAGGCTTTATGACAAGCGCTTCTCTATTGGATTACTCTGTATCTGAAAAAAATCTGGATGGCTTACACGTTAGATCCGTCGTTACGGTAGGTTTAGGAAACGCGGTCAGAGTAGGAAATCGACCAAAACAAAATAAAAAAATAGGAACAATCAATATACTTGTTCAAACTTCCGAAGCACTTACCTTCTCCGCAAGCATAGAAGCGATTTCAATAGCAGCCGAGGCAAGGACCCTCGCAGTTCTAGAATCAAAGATCCAAATACAAAACGAAAACAATTTCGCAACCGGCACAGGAACAGATTGTATTGGGATCATTTCTCCCCATGGAACGAATGGAATCGATTATGTAGGGAAACATACTATATTCGGACACTTGATCGGAGCCACTTCATACGAAGCGGTCACCCAAGGTATCCTTAAATGGAAGAATGCGAGACATATCGCTTATCCGAGATCGTCAAATATATGAAAAAATCATTATGTTTACTCAGACATCCAAGCATTCCACCTGAATATGCAGGAAAATATTTGGGAAGAAAAGAAGTTTCTCTTTCCGAAGAAGGAATCCAAGAAGTAGAACGAATAAGAGAGAAGATTTTTGAGAAATTTATAACAGGAAAAGTATATTTAAGTCCAGCAAAACAATGCATAGAAACATTCAATGAATTATGTTTTCATAATAAATTAGATCCTGAAATTAAAGAAGAATTACAGGAATTGGATTTCGGAGATTGGGAAGGAAGGTCCTTTTCGGAACTTGCCGAAATAAATTCAGAAGGTTTAAAAAAGTTCGCAAACTTCTCCTCTTCTTTCAGATTCCCTAATGGAGAAAGTCTACATGAATTCCAAAAAAGAGCAGAATCGTTCAAAGAACATATCCTTTCCTCGTCGGATCGTTACATTTTTGTCCTCAGTCATGGCGGGATCCTTTCCAACTTACTTTGTTCTTTTTTAGGACTTCCTCATTCCTTTTATACAAAATTCAGAATTTTTCCTTCTACACTTATCTATTTAGATATATTCAAGAACGACCAAGCAGTCTTGACCGATCTCATTCAAATAACTTCCGTTAGGAGATCTGAATGGCCGGGCTAACTCTAATTACAGGTGGATGCAGAAGTGGAAAAAGCAGATTTGCCTTAGAGAAGGCAAATTCCGTATCAGGAAAGAAAATTTTCTTAGCCACCTGCCCTCGTATAGATCCTGAAATGGATGAAAGAATACAAAGACATCAAAAGGAAAGAACAGCTTGGCATACAATAGAAGAAGAATTACAACTTTCTCCCGTATTTGATTCTATGATGCCAGAATCTATAGTGTTATTAGATTGCCTAAGTCTTTGGATCAATAATTTGATGTTTGATTCAAATAACAAAAATCAAAATCTTACCCAAGAGAGTGTTAAAGATACATGCTCTGAATTAGGAAAACATATCCTAAACTCCCAAGCCAAAAACGTAATTCTAGTTACTAATGAAGTCGGAATGGGTATCGTGCCGGAAAACAAACAAGGTAGAATGTACCGAGACCTATTAGGGATCTGTAATCAAACGTTTGCCTCCATTGCAAGCGAAGTCTATTTTTTAGTCAGCGGTATCCCAATCCGTATCAAACCATCTTCGGATATCAGTTTATGAAATCAGACCGTATAAGTCCACACGGAGGAAATCTATTACAGATGGCAAATATTGCAGGAGTTGATCCCGCAGAAATTTTAGATTTTTCTTCCAATATAAATCCTCTGGGCTTTCCAGACTGGATCCGTCCATTGATAAACTCTAGGATCAGCGATCTAATACATTATCCCGATCCGAATTACACTAAGGCAAGGGAATCTATAGAAAAATATTGGAATATTCCAAAAGAAGAAATTACTTTTGGAAATGGTGCTTCTGAACTCATTCACTTTCTTCCAAAGATCAAAAAGTTTGATCTTGCAGTGATTGCACAACCTTCCTATATAGATTATAAAAAAAGTATAGAATTAGCCGGGATACAAATCCAAGAACTTCTTCTCCAGAAAGAATCTAACTTTGAGTTAGACTACGAAGAACTTATCCACATTCTCAAAAGGGATCCTGAAAAAAAAATCTTAGTTTTATTAGGACATCCGAATAATCCCACCGGAAGATTACTAAATAGAGAGAAGATCCTAAAGATTTCCTCCGAATATAAAAATTCATTTTTCGTAATAGATGAATCTTTTATAGATTTTTGCGAAAGTGATGTTTCCTTTCGAAATTATAGATCCGAAAACTTAGCAGTCCTTTGGTCTTTGACCAAAATTTTAGCACTTCCAGGACTTAGGATCGGACTGTTATTAACGGATCCCGAGACCGCTTCCAAAATTTCAGAACTTCTCCCAAGCTGGTCCTTAAATAGCCTAAGCTCTTCTATCTTAGAAAAATTCGGAGAGGATCAAAATTTCCTTCTTAAAACCCAGGCGAAAATAGCAGAGTGGAAGAACATATTCCTGAATGAATTGGAAGAACTTGAAATTTTCCGAGTTCACAATTCGAATTCAAATTTCCTTCTATTGGAATTTTTAGACACAAAGATCAATATTCCGGAATTAGAATACCTTCTTCTAAAGGAATTTAAAATCGGGATCCGAAATTGCATAAATTTTAAAGGATTAGAAAATTATTATATAAGGATTGCGATCAGAACCCAGGAAGAAAACGAAATTTTCATACAAGCGTTTCGCTCCATATTCAAGAAAAAGCTCAAAAATTCTTCCGGAAAGAAAGCAAAACCTGCGCTTATGCTCCAAGGAACCGCTTCCAATGTCGGAAAAAGTATATTAACGACCGCATTCTGCAGGATCTTTACCCAAGATGGTTTCAAAGTAGCACCCTTCAAGTCGCAAAACATGGCGTTAAATTCTTTTGTGACTTACGAGGGTGCAGAGATAGGAAGAGCACAGGCATTGCAAGCTCAGGCATGCAAGATCAGAGCAGACTATAGAATGAACCCTATTCTTCTTAAACCTTCAAGTGAAAAAGACTCTCAAGTTATCTTAAATGGAAAACCGATAGAGGCAATGGATTTCAGAGATTATATGAAATTCAAGTTAAGCGCTTTCGATGAGGTAAAAAAATCATACGATTCACTTTCAGAAGAATTCGACATGATCGTTTTGGAAGGAGCAGGCGGCGTCTCTGAGGTCAATTTAAAAGACAAAGATATTGTAAACATGAGAATGGCAGAATATGCCAAGGCGAAAGTATTGTTAGTCGGGAATATAGATCATGGAGGAGTATTCGGCTCCTTCGTAGGTGCAATGGAAACAATGTCGGAATGGGAAAGAAAACTTGTTTCAGGTTTTCTAATAAACCGTTTCAGAGGAATAAAAAGCCTACTCGATCCGGGGATCAAATATTTAGAAGAAACTACTCGCAAGAATGTGTTTGGAATTGTCCCTTTCTTGAATGATCTAAGATTACCGGAAGAAGATTCTTTAGAATTCAAATCCGGAAGCCTTAGTGACACCTCCCCATTGGGAAACAGGATAGATATCGTACTTATAGACACTCCGAGGATCTCCAATCATACCGATTTAGATTCCCTCAGAATAGAACCGGACGTAAGAGTTAGGATCGCTCACAGAAAAGAAGAAATAGGAAATCCGGACGTTTTAATCCTTCCTGGAAGCAAAAACGTGATCACGGATCTGAATTACCTGAAAGAATCTGGAATCTCAGAAACTATTTTAACTTTCCATAAAGAAGGAAAAACGGAAATTATAGGGATCTGCGGAGGATATCAGATGCTGGGAGAATCCGTTCATGATCCATTCCAAATAGAAAGTAATTTAGGCTCCGCGGAAGGTTTAAATCTGATCGGAGTAAAAACAATATTAGAAAAAGAAAAATTACTTAAGCAGACAGAAGGCATCCATCTTCTATCTGGCAAAAAAGTATCCGGTTACGAAATACATCATGGAAATACGAAAGAGATCTCTGCAAGATCTTTGTTCCAAACTAACTCCGGCGAAAGTTTAGGCCACCAAGGAATTTCAGAAAGAGTATGGGGAACCTATTTGCATGGAGTATTTGACGAAGACGAGTTTAGGCGATGGTTCTTAGATAAGATTCGGATCCGAAAAGGAATGAGCCCCTTGCGTAAAATCCAAGTAAAATATGAATTGGAAACCAATTTAGATCGTTTAGCGGACGAAGTCAGAAATTCGGTTAATATGGCTGAAATTTATAGGATATTAGGACTGACGTGAATTCGATTTGGATCCTTCCTGCTTCTTTACTTATAGATCTGAGCCTCGGGGACCCACAAGGATTCCCTCATCCAGTCCGACTCATCGGAAAATTTGCGAGATATATGGAGAAGCTCACAAGAAAGTATATCTCGTCGGAAAGATTCGCAGGGATTATCACTGCAATATCAGTATATTCTATTTCCTTTATATTTCCTTGGGCCATTTTAGAATTTTCACGATATCTTCATCCATTTTTGGAAGAATTAGCGTCCGTATTTATTATCTATACTAGCATAGCATTGAAGGATTTACTAGATCATAGTAAAGATGTACATTCCGCACTTCATGAAAACGACCTGGAAAAAGCCAGACGAATGGTAGGCAGAATTGTAGGAAGAGACACGGCAACTTTAGAGGAACCTGAAATAGTCAGGGCGGATTTAGAAAGCGTCGGAGAAAGCCTGGTAGATGGGATCACTGCCCCATTCTTTTTCGCGGTCTTACTAGGTCCAAGTTTTGCGATGCTCTACCGATCCATTAATACATTAGATTCTCTATTTGGTTATAAGAATGAAACATATCTAAAATTCGGCTGGGCTTCCGCCAGAATGGATGATTTAGCGAATTATATTCCGGCAAGGCTAACTGCTCCTATATTATGCATTTCTTCTGCACTTTTAGGCTTTCATCCATTAAGATCCTTTAAAATACTGATTCGAGACGGAAGGAAGCATCCTAGTCCGAATTCAGGACTATGCGAGGCAGCCTTAGCCGGTGCACTAAAAATACAATTAGGCGGAATAAACTACTACTCCGGGATTCCAAACGAAAAACCGAAATTAGGAGATCCGGATCGAAAATTAGATCTAAATTTAATCTTAGACGCAAATAAAATCATATTCTTAACCTCTATCTTATCCTCAATTTTGTTTTTAAGCCTGGGACAATTAGCCAGTTGGGTTCTGAGCATCTTCAAGGCTTAAGCTTATTCTATGAAAAAAGAAGAATATCAACTTTCTCTAATACGACACGGAGAAACAGAATGGAATAAAGAAAGAAGGTTACAAGGGCAAACCGATACTTCTCTCTCGAAGTTTGGCAGAGAGCAAGCCTCTATATTAGCAGAAAAATTAAAGAACACTAAAATAGAACTTATTTTCAGTAGCGATCTAAAAAGAGCCAAAGAAACCTCTGAACTGATTTCTCGCGAATTAAGAACAGGAATCGTATATCACCCTGGACTCAGAGAAATACATTTAGGAGAAGCGCAAGGGATCTTAGAATCAGATCTTTCGAGCAAATTTGGGGAAGGATCTTATTCAGCCTGGAAAAGTTCCGAAGAAATCCACGACCAATTTCGATTTCCAGGCGGAGAAAGTA
This window encodes:
- a CDS encoding cobyrinate a,c-diamide synthase, which gives rise to MIEQINIPRILISGTGSGTGKTTFTIALTKALQARGLKVSVFKCGPDYLDPGYHSFVTGKTCQNLDGWLMGRESVISSFISASEGSDISIIEGVMGLFDGHSPNSESGSTAEISKWLQVPTIILIDASGMAATFSAIASGIKNYDPEVPIQGFVANFIGSKSHLSIIETASIPLQILGAFPKSYEHSFPERHLGLHSAGPDILTEEKLSFWKNLAEEWLDINKIMEIANSAPPLFTERSKEVQTKTKACKVGVAYDEAFHFYYEENFKKLREEGAELVLFSPLKDTKLPEVDGLYFGGGYPELFANTLSHNKNLIEDIRSFANSERPIYAECGGLMYLSSEIQNIEGQSFTMVDIIPGKTIMSPKLKSLGYVEVHTEKRTILGEAGIRFRGHQFRYSDLVLENEDESLFSYHIRKRKSEQTTREGYTVSNVLASYVHAHWASNPEIPKNFLASCRRFKV
- a CDS encoding adenosylcobinamide amidohydrolase yields the protein MSFFKQDQIEVSETWLELQLSRPHSSLSWAVVGGGYLTTNKVYWLKVSNADLGSEIIPEEFYRNRLVAKGEKDEALGFMTSASLLDYSVSEKNLDGLHVRSVVTVGLGNAVRVGNRPKQNKKIGTINILVQTSEALTFSASIEAISIAAEARTLAVLESKIQIQNENNFATGTGTDCIGIISPHGTNGIDYVGKHTIFGHLIGATSYEAVTQGILKWKNARHIAYPRSSNI
- a CDS encoding histidine phosphatase family protein: MKKSLCLLRHPSIPPEYAGKYLGRKEVSLSEEGIQEVERIREKIFEKFITGKVYLSPAKQCIETFNELCFHNKLDPEIKEELQELDFGDWEGRSFSELAEINSEGLKKFANFSSSFRFPNGESLHEFQKRAESFKEHILSSSDRYIFVLSHGGILSNLLCSFLGLPHSFYTKFRIFPSTLIYLDIFKNDQAVLTDLIQITSVRRSEWPG
- the cobU gene encoding bifunctional adenosylcobinamide kinase/adenosylcobinamide-phosphate guanylyltransferase; amino-acid sequence: MAGLTLITGGCRSGKSRFALEKANSVSGKKIFLATCPRIDPEMDERIQRHQKERTAWHTIEEELQLSPVFDSMMPESIVLLDCLSLWINNLMFDSNNKNQNLTQESVKDTCSELGKHILNSQAKNVILVTNEVGMGIVPENKQGRMYRDLLGICNQTFASIASEVYFLVSGIPIRIKPSSDISL
- a CDS encoding cobyric acid synthase; translation: MKSDRISPHGGNLLQMANIAGVDPAEILDFSSNINPLGFPDWIRPLINSRISDLIHYPDPNYTKARESIEKYWNIPKEEITFGNGASELIHFLPKIKKFDLAVIAQPSYIDYKKSIELAGIQIQELLLQKESNFELDYEELIHILKRDPEKKILVLLGHPNNPTGRLLNREKILKISSEYKNSFFVIDESFIDFCESDVSFRNYRSENLAVLWSLTKILALPGLRIGLLLTDPETASKISELLPSWSLNSLSSSILEKFGEDQNFLLKTQAKIAEWKNIFLNELEELEIFRVHNSNSNFLLLEFLDTKINIPELEYLLLKEFKIGIRNCINFKGLENYYIRIAIRTQEENEIFIQAFRSIFKKKLKNSSGKKAKPALMLQGTASNVGKSILTTAFCRIFTQDGFKVAPFKSQNMALNSFVTYEGAEIGRAQALQAQACKIRADYRMNPILLKPSSEKDSQVILNGKPIEAMDFRDYMKFKLSAFDEVKKSYDSLSEEFDMIVLEGAGGVSEVNLKDKDIVNMRMAEYAKAKVLLVGNIDHGGVFGSFVGAMETMSEWERKLVSGFLINRFRGIKSLLDPGIKYLEETTRKNVFGIVPFLNDLRLPEEDSLEFKSGSLSDTSPLGNRIDIVLIDTPRISNHTDLDSLRIEPDVRVRIAHRKEEIGNPDVLILPGSKNVITDLNYLKESGISETILTFHKEGKTEIIGICGGYQMLGESVHDPFQIESNLGSAEGLNLIGVKTILEKEKLLKQTEGIHLLSGKKVSGYEIHHGNTKEISARSLFQTNSGESLGHQGISERVWGTYLHGVFDEDEFRRWFLDKIRIRKGMSPLRKIQVKYELETNLDRLADEVRNSVNMAEIYRILGLT
- the cbiB gene encoding adenosylcobinamide-phosphate synthase CbiB, whose product is MNSIWILPASLLIDLSLGDPQGFPHPVRLIGKFARYMEKLTRKYISSERFAGIITAISVYSISFIFPWAILEFSRYLHPFLEELASVFIIYTSIALKDLLDHSKDVHSALHENDLEKARRMVGRIVGRDTATLEEPEIVRADLESVGESLVDGITAPFFFAVLLGPSFAMLYRSINTLDSLFGYKNETYLKFGWASARMDDLANYIPARLTAPILCISSALLGFHPLRSFKILIRDGRKHPSPNSGLCEAALAGALKIQLGGINYYSGIPNEKPKLGDPDRKLDLNLILDANKIIFLTSILSSILFLSLGQLASWVLSIFKA
- a CDS encoding histidine phosphatase family protein yields the protein MKKEEYQLSLIRHGETEWNKERRLQGQTDTSLSKFGREQASILAEKLKNTKIELIFSSDLKRAKETSELISRELRTGIVYHPGLREIHLGEAQGILESDLSSKFGEGSYSAWKSSEEIHDQFRFPGGESKLEAECRIIETILNLLKMNGKENIAICSHGFVLSRFYNRFSSKEFPQSKLENCEVLELFLSLEISERNSI